One window of the Rhipicephalus microplus isolate Deutch F79 chromosome 2, USDA_Rmic, whole genome shotgun sequence genome contains the following:
- the LOC119170319 gene encoding nuclear protein 1 gives MSESHFDEYEHYNFDHDKFLYAGHSGKQRSKREASEHTNHHDPSGHVRKLVTKMANTERNRRNSGGNRH, from the coding sequence ATGTCTGAAAGCCACTTTGACGAGTACGAGCACTACAACTTCGACCACGACAAGTTCCTGTATGCGGGCCACAGCGGCAAGCAGAGGTCGAAGAGGGAGGCTTCGGAGCACACCAACCACCATGACCCAAGTGGACACGTTCGCAAGCTAGTCACGAAAATGGCCAACACCGAGAGGAACCGCAGGAACTCGGGCGGCAACCGGCATTGA